CTGGGACAAAGACGGACGAGAGACTCGCACAGGAATTTCGAGTAGACCGTGCGTCGCAGTGAACAGGGATGCTTCCCCTGGAGTCGCCGGGTGGCTCTGCTCCGGGACCGCCGGCACCGGGCAGCTCCTCCTCGGGTCTGACGTGCGCACACCAGCAACTCTCAGGGACCTGTCACGGTGCTGTCTGTGGTCACTCGTGTCCCTCCGGCGTGGCAGTCGGTGGGCTGGGGGGCCCCGGCGAGCTGGGGGTGGGTGGCCGCCACCTGCCGCAGCACGCGTGACCGTGAGAGCTAGCTCTGCCCACACGACCAGAGCCCTCGATGGGTGCAGCGCGTACTGGGGGGGTGTTACCAGATGTGTCTGTCACTGGGGATTCGTCAGGCTTCTCTCGAGCCGTTGGATCTTTCTGGGGGTAATTGGCATTTACAGTAAAGGCGGGGTGCCCTGAAACGTCAGCTGCAGGTAACAGTCCCAGGGGGGCTCGAGGCAATTTTCTTGCTCTTTTATGTTTCATAATTTCTtacatgtgttctttttttattttttatttttttactttcatgctttaaaagaaaaaatgtggagTGGGGTGCTTGGGGTCCTACAGGCCTCTCTGAAGCAGGATGATCTGCTCTGAAAATGGCCACTTGTTTGGGGGCCTCAGGGTTCCTGCCCTCAGTTGTACCCCAGGACTGTCCTCACCAGCCGCGGCCCCTCTCCACCTCCTGAATCTGTCCTGGCTTGGGGAGGGGTGTGGAGCAGTGGGGGCGGCCAGGGGTGGGGCCCCCCGGGGCAGGGGAGCGGCCATCATCCTGCCAGACAGCAGCTGCCACCAGAAACGCATTTGCTTCCTCCCTGTGGTCCAGGTAAATTTGAGCCACCGCTGTTTCACCCGAACGTGTACCCTTCGGGCACAGTGTGCCTGTCCATCCTCGAGGAGGACAAGGACTGGAGGCCAGCCATCACGATTAAGCAGGTAGGGCGCCAGGGTGCGCGGGGCCAGACGACTGTGGTCTCGCTGCAAAGCCGAGGCTGACGTCCTGGGACAGTTTGCCTTTCAAACCCCTGAGCTCCATGTTTTGTCTCACACAGATCTTGTTAGGAATACAGGAACTTCTAAATGAACCAAATATCCAGGACCCAGCTCAAGCAGAGGCCTACACGATTTACTGGTTAGTAGTGGTCTGGCCCCTCGCTGTGGCCGCTCTGGTTTGCACACACTTCCTGGGAGTCCCGTCTGGGTTGCCCATGAGAAGGATAGCGGCAGGCAGGCTGAGTTGGGCAGCAGTCCCTGTCGCCCCTGGCAGCCTGCGAGGGTGGCTCTGAGACACGGGCTGTGACCGGGACACTGAGTGAGGTGGTCAAGGAAGCATCTGAGGGCAGGACGCAAACAAGCAGGCCCTGGGAGGCAGCAGGAGCTGCATGTGCAAAGGGCCTGTGGTGGGCAGGAACGGGTGACCAGGGCTGGTATGGCCACAGTGCTGTTGGGTAGGGGGTGCTCAGGAGGTGGCAGTCAGGTGATGTGGGCTCCTGTTGGCCACTTCGTCCCTGATGAGCTATGGCCAGGGAAGCCATCAGCCTCGGTGAAGCCCAGTCCAGCTCCGAGGGAAAGCCCCCAGGTGTGGGCGCCAAAGGAGGTGTGTCCAGTAGCATGgctccccaggggccccagacCTCCCACGGGGCCTCCTGGCTTGTTCTGGTCACCCAGCGGCTGGGATGTCCCACCAGGTGCCAGGCCATCACGCCTGTCCCAGCCCTTCCCTGCGTGGCACTGTGGTGCCCACCATCTGCGCTGAGGGACGAGGGTCTGGTGCGGCTCCCAGGGAGCAACAGGGTTGAACCCAGCATGGGGGGCCTGGCCAGGTCAGCCGCAGGGACAGCCTGGCCCCGCGCCGAGGCCTTGTGGTGGGGGGTCCTGGGTCCCCTGGCCGTGCCAGCCggcctcctgggctgggctgggtgggggaCCCACTTCTGCACGGCGGGGCCAGCATCCGGGGGTTGGGGAGGCTGGATGGGGCCTGTTCCTTCCAGGGGACGGGTCTGGAATCCGCGGTGCCGAGGGTCAAAGTCGGGTGGAGACTGTTCTATAGCCGCCGTGGACAGTGGCCGGCCGCCCATCCAGGGGCCATCGGAGGGAGGGCGGGGCTGCAGGAGATGCATTTCCCACGAGAAGGGGCTTCAGGGCCTTAGGCCCAGCCTGGTGTTGGCCCCGGGCAGCAGGACCCTGCCAAGCAGGCCCGAGGCCCATGTCCCCAGTGGGCCCCGCTGGAGGCCACGTGTCCCCTTGGCCCCTGAGCACCGGCAactcccaggatcatggcctgctGTCCCCCGAGCTGGgcactgacctctgcctctgggTGTCCAGGGCCACTCAGGACTCGCCGCCTTTCCTCGACCGGCCACGTGGCCTTCGCAGAGCTGGCTTGCCTTGGCTTGTGCCTTGTCACAGGAGTGATGTTTGCGGTGGCTGGGGGTGGCCACGGGCACCCAGGGCTCACTGTCGAGTCGCAGCGGGTCCACTGGGTGTCTTCACGCACCCGGGCTCCTCGTTCCCACGGTTTCTCCTGCCAGCACCCCTCTGAGAACACGCTGGAGCGCTTCTGCCCTGGGACCTCAGGGCCAGGCCCCAGCcactggctgagcagggagccagcggTGTGTCCCGGAGCCTGGACGCCTCCAGTGTCCGTGGCCCGAGCAGGTGGCTGGCTCTCGTGGCACCGGCACTGGCGCCTGTGCACGCCCAGGGCTGGGCACGGGGGCCCCGGAGCAGCGCCCTGCGAGGCGTGCGTGTAGGGAGCACGGCTCGGTGGGACCCCTAGCTCCCTGGGGAGGGGCACCCCATGCCCCCAGGTGGGTGCCCCCCCAGGCACAGCCTGctcctgagccctgggccccGTGTGCCTGTGGCCGACCAGTGCCCAGCCATCTGGGTTTTCTTTCCGGAACAATGGCCGCGGCTTCCCACGTAGCCGctggtccccccgccccccccccccccggccttcCTGACCCGAGGCCACCCTCTGAGACCGCTGTGCACCCCGACACGCCATGGGCACCCCCAGACCCCCTCGGGGGCTGCACCCGCTGACCTGTCTCTCTCGACCTCCTTCCTCAGCCAAAACAGAGTGGAGTATGAGAAGAGGGTTCGAGCACAAGCCAAGAAGTTCGCACCTTCATAAGTGGCAACCGCGCGGCAGCGTAAGAAGGAAGGGATTGGTTTGGCAAGAACTTGTTTacaacatttttgcaaatctaaCGTTGCTCTGTCCAATTACTAGTCACCTGGGAGGGTGGGCGGGCGCCATGTTCCATTTCCGCCACTGGCACGCAGTCCGCGACTTGCTGAGCTGCCCGGTTTTTCATACAGGGtctcttccttcagtcttttgtatttttgattGTTATGTaaaacttgcttttattttaatattgatgtCAGTATTTCAACTGCtgtaaaattataaacttttataCTTCGATGAGCCCCGAGGAGCTAGTTTCCTTTGCTCGCGGATGCAGGCATGCTTCCCACCCACGTGCAGAGCTGCGCAGCCCCCGCCGGCCCCTCCCGCCTCGCTCCCGCAGACCCCGGGTTGTGTTGCTTATGAGCCTCAGATCCAAAGGCAGCCGGCGTCTCGTTTCCGCATCACTTCCTTTGTGTTTATATGGCGTTTTGTCTGTGTTGCTGTTTAGAGTAAATAAACTGTTTATATAAAGGTTTTTGTTGCATTATCGTCATTAAGAGCGTGAGGAGGTGGCATCTCGGTGCCTGGTCCCCCCGCGGCTGCAGGCCCGTGGAGCACAGCTCGCTGCCGTGCCCCACGGTGCCCGGACCCACGTGGCGCTCCGCCGGGGCCTCTGTAAATAGTGCTGTAGCGAGGTCGGCCACCCGTGTCCAGCGCCGGCCCCCCAGCCCGGGCCTTCAGGCTGCGCACAGAGCCCCTGCAGTCAGGTTGCACCTGGCACCGGAGCCTCCTAAAGCTGGCGCGGGCCGGACCAGCCCGGGGAGGACCGTGCGCAAGCGGCTCCCCTGGCTCCTGGCGCGGCCGGAGCCTGCCTCGGGGCCTGCAGCTGCCCTGGGCGCGGGGGGCCCAGCACCCGGATGCCTGGAGGCCCATCTCAGGCCACCATGCACAGGCGCTTTCGAGGACTCTTTGCCCGGGCTGCCGGCGGGGCTGTGCTCCTCGGAAAGCACCCCGAAACCTGAGCCCACTGCACAGCTTCCCGGAGTCGACGCCAGCCTGGTGGGAAATGCACCTGGGTCCCCTCAGCCTCGGGCGCGGCGCGGGCCCGACTcggagacagagacagggacaaGCCGCAGGGGCTGGGCCTGCCCCCGCCCATCACCgcgggcagccccctccccgggcggGAAGGGCCCCTGGACGCAGCCCGGCGGCAGGACGGCGGTGGACGTGGCAGTGGACGTGGAGGCGGCCCCCGCGGCGCCTCAGCCACAGGACTTGCGGGGCCCGGAGCTTCCAGTGCCTTTTGCTCACCCGCTCGGCTGCATGTTTAGCTGAGCTGAACGTTTGGTGACGGCGATTTGTTTCTGCCGCAGAGGGCCTTCCGGGGACTCCTGGCTTGTGTGTTTGCAGCCTCTCCCAGAATGTCTTATTTTGTAACAACTGAGCTACACATAGTAACAGCTGCACATGTATATGGGTAATATATATggaaattcaatatattttctagTTAAAGCATTCTAAAGTAATCGATGTTTCTAGCAAATTGTCATGATTTCGACTAACGAAACGTCCATTTGTGCCACAGTCCTTGGCTTGACAAAGATGTGACTCTTGTAACAGGAGTATGGGAAGTGCCATCCCGTGTGGTGTGCAGGAAGAGAGTGTGTTCCCAGCATGAGGCGCCTGATGGTTAGAAAGGAGTTGTGGGCAGTACATTAACCACTGTATCTAAGAATTCTCTGATTAAAAACGTTTCCACAAACTGCCGCCTGCAGGGTGTGTCTTTTTGCTGTCCGGCCCACCCCACGCAGGCCACCCCCCTGCTGTCAGACCCGCGGGGACcaggggggggagcgggggggacCCTGCAGCAGGGTGGGATGCCCCCTGCAGTCCCCGGGGACCAGGCACACGCCAGTGCCACCGAGTCGGCCCCGGCATCACCCAGACCCGTGCTGCCCTTGACCCCTGGAAGGGGCCTCCTCGGGGGCGGACGACGAGGTTCTCGCAGCGCCGGGGTACAGGTGACTCCCCGGCTCGGGCCCTGATGGCGGGGCCTGGCTGCGGCTCGGGCCTGGCCCGGGGGCCCTGGGAGAGCCGGGCGCATGGCCGAGGGTCCCAGGAGCCCCCCGGCCCGCCCAAGCCCAAGCCACCCCCCACGCGTCCCCCGCAGGGCGCAGCCTCCGCAGCCCGGAGCCTCCATGTTGAGGTTGCCATGACGACGAGCTGCGGGTTGGAGGGCCAGGCGGAGCGCGGACCTGGGCCGGCTCGAACCGGTCTGAGCCTGCTCCAgcagggaggggcctgggagaTGCTGGTCCGCAGTCCGTCCCCAGCCGCCCCGGGGCTGAGTCTGGGGCGTCCCGTCGCTGTGGCCCCATCAACGGGGCCCGGCTGGGCTTAGGCTGTGGGGCGGGAAGATGGCTGCGTCGCTGGGTCGCGTCCGGAGGGGCCTTGCTGGGAGGcggccctgcacccctgccctgcaccccgcCCGCAGCCCTGAAGCCCTGTGTggcccggctccccgcccccagcccctactTAAACCTCAACCCTACAGGGCCCCCCGGGCCTGAGGCCCAAGACCTCCCTGGCTCGGTGCAGGCTTCACCCGTGCAGGTGTTGGCGACAGGACCCCAGTGGGCTTCCTGGACATCGCCCCAGAAGCGAGTGTTTCAGGTGAGGGGCCAGAGCCCTCCCACCTGGCCACCCCTGCTGCGGGCGGAACCACCCAGGATGCCACAGGCAGTGGGACAGATtcctgcagccctgccctggcaGGCGCCCTGGCCATGCCCCCTCTTCACACCTCTGACAGGTGCccaggtgcgggggggggggggggggggggggggctgctgacCCTGAGGGGCTTTGCCTGCAATTCCAGGGGCTGCCACCAGAGGACACGAGGTCAGCCATCCTCAtttattcaaggttttttttttttttagattttatttgtttattcatgagagagagaggcagagacacaggcagagggagcagcaggccccacgcaggaagcccaacacgggactggATCTCGGGTCTCCGGggtcaggcctgggctgaaggcggctgaaaccgctgagccatccggccacctgggctgccctatttaaggtttttttaaggttttatttattgacttgagagagagagagcatgaggagagggagacacagaaccccgctgagcagggagcccgacacggggctcaatccgaggaccctgaCATtacgacatgagccaaaggcagaggcttctCTGATggacccccaggcaccccaagattttttttaagtaatctctgcccccaacgtggggctcaaacctgcaactccaagatcaagagctgtgCACTCCACTCGTGGAGTCGGCCCAGTGCCCCGAGTGGCTTTCAAGGGTTGGTGTGGCCTTACGGGGATGTCC
This genomic window from Canis aureus isolate CA01 chromosome 8, VMU_Caureus_v.1.0, whole genome shotgun sequence contains:
- the UBE2I gene encoding SUMO-conjugating enzyme UBC9: MSGIALSRLAQERKAWRKDHPFGFVAVPTKNPDGTMNLMNWECAIPGKKGTPWEGGLFKLRMLFKDDYPSSPPKCKFEPPLFHPNVYPSGTVCLSILEEDKDWRPAITIKQILLGIQELLNEPNIQDPAQAEAYTIYCQNRVEYEKRVRAQAKKFAPS